A window of the Bacteroidota bacterium genome harbors these coding sequences:
- a CDS encoding DUF4837 family protein: protein MNRLSLSTEPTHLVSRQMKSFWTLVAALSLFVIAGCSGNADYRPRAVGPEGIVTVVIDSTQWNGVVGEAIRETLGGYIQTLPVPEPAFKLQPAALTSMQALEVVKKQKNVVIAAPLDDSSNTVSQFLSSRLDESVKEMIASGLPAIIPRPNLWRKDQMVVYLTAQTPDELAASIYEKSDDLLYTYNNITRERTEVEMFKKGRQANIEENLLEKHGFAVNAQHDYFVAVDTTNFVWLRRVISTETWRSLFIYFEDNANPGDLSADWVYATRDSLTKQYVQGTMNGYVEIDRRRNLRTENINFLDRYGFETRGLWHMVIEDGGQVLPAGMGGAFVTYAFYDEDSGRNYLIDGMVFAPNYPKREFLRQLEVIAHTFRSQQELDETTELAQSE, encoded by the coding sequence ATGAATCGACTGTCTTTGAGTACTGAACCCACCCACCTGGTTTCTCGGCAGATGAAATCTTTTTGGACCCTTGTAGCTGCCCTCAGCCTGTTTGTCATCGCCGGCTGCTCTGGCAACGCTGATTACCGCCCGCGTGCTGTTGGCCCGGAAGGTATTGTCACCGTTGTCATCGACTCAACACAATGGAATGGTGTTGTTGGCGAGGCTATCCGCGAAACGCTTGGCGGCTACATTCAAACGTTACCGGTACCCGAACCAGCGTTTAAGCTTCAGCCTGCTGCCCTGACCTCCATGCAAGCCCTGGAAGTTGTCAAAAAACAGAAAAACGTGGTGATCGCTGCACCACTTGATGACAGCAGCAACACAGTATCCCAGTTTCTATCGAGCCGGCTGGATGAATCAGTCAAGGAGATGATTGCATCCGGATTGCCGGCCATTATCCCGCGCCCCAACCTCTGGAGAAAAGATCAAATGGTGGTCTACCTCACAGCGCAGACCCCGGATGAACTGGCTGCTTCCATTTACGAGAAATCCGACGACCTGCTTTACACATATAACAACATCACCCGGGAGCGTACCGAGGTTGAGATGTTCAAAAAAGGCAGGCAGGCAAATATCGAAGAAAACCTGTTGGAAAAACACGGCTTTGCTGTAAATGCACAGCACGACTATTTTGTGGCCGTAGACACAACCAATTTTGTGTGGCTTCGCCGTGTCATTTCAACTGAAACCTGGCGCAGCCTTTTTATCTATTTCGAAGACAACGCCAACCCCGGCGACCTGTCAGCCGACTGGGTCTACGCAACGCGCGACTCCCTTACCAAACAGTACGTTCAGGGCACGATGAACGGCTACGTCGAAATTGACCGCCGACGCAACCTGCGCACAGAAAACATCAATTTCCTCGACCGATACGGCTTTGAAACCCGCGGCCTGTGGCATATGGTCATTGAAGATGGTGGCCAGGTACTCCCTGCCGGCATGGGTGGTGCATTTGTGACCTATGCCTTTTACGATGAAGACAGTGGTCGTAACTACTTAATAGACGGGATGGTGTTTGCACCCAACTATCCTAAACGCGAGTTTTTACGACAGCTCGAAGTTATTGCCCATACCTTTAGATCCCAGCAGGAGTTGGATGAGACCACAGAGCTTGCCCAAAGCGAGTAA
- the hisG gene encoding ATP phosphoribosyltransferase: MQTQNDSSLLEATDDKKQVLRLGLPKGSLQEATFELLSRASYHFSVRHRSYLPSIDDEELSAMLVRAQEMARYVEDGVFDVGITGKDWVIETDADIVPVADLIYSKSSMRPVRWVLAAPENGDINSVKDLEGKRIATEVVNITRKWLDKHGVTADVEFSWGATEVKCPELVDAIVEVTETGASLRANKLKIVEVLMESNTQLIANKAAWNDPWKRQKIEKIAMLMEGAIRAEGRVVLKMNARRESVDNIVKCLPALRMPTIAPLAFGEEWVAIETVVEERKVRDLIPELKRAGAEGIIEYELNKIIP, from the coding sequence ATGCAAACGCAAAACGATTCCTCCCTTCTGGAAGCAACAGACGACAAAAAACAAGTGTTACGACTCGGCCTCCCAAAAGGCAGCCTGCAAGAAGCTACATTCGAGCTTCTTAGCCGTGCCAGCTACCATTTTAGTGTCCGGCACCGCTCCTACCTGCCGTCTATTGATGATGAAGAATTATCGGCCATGCTTGTGCGCGCGCAAGAAATGGCACGATATGTAGAAGACGGCGTGTTCGACGTTGGCATTACGGGCAAAGACTGGGTCATCGAAACAGACGCAGACATTGTGCCAGTAGCAGACCTCATTTATTCCAAAAGCAGCATGCGCCCAGTCCGCTGGGTGCTTGCCGCACCGGAGAATGGCGATATCAATTCTGTGAAAGACCTTGAAGGAAAGCGCATTGCTACAGAAGTTGTGAACATCACCCGCAAGTGGCTCGACAAACACGGTGTAACCGCTGATGTCGAGTTCTCCTGGGGAGCAACGGAAGTGAAATGCCCTGAGCTGGTTGATGCCATCGTTGAAGTAACGGAGACCGGGGCTTCCCTGCGGGCCAACAAACTCAAGATTGTAGAGGTGTTGATGGAGTCGAATACGCAGCTTATCGCCAATAAAGCAGCGTGGAATGACCCATGGAAGCGGCAAAAGATTGAAAAAATTGCTATGCTGATGGAAGGCGCTATTCGGGCTGAAGGCCGTGTGGTCCTAAAAATGAATGCCCGCCGGGAAAGTGTTGACAATATTGTCAAGTGTTTGCCGGCCCTACGCATGCCAACCATTGCCCCCCTTGCCTTTGGCGAGGAATGGGTTGCTATCGAAACGGTAGTGGAAGAACGCAAAGTCCGCGATCTGATCCCCGAACTCAAACGCGCCGGCGCTGAAGGCATCATTGAGTACGAACTTAACAAGATAATTCCTTAA
- a CDS encoding cyclic nucleotide-binding domain-containing protein, whose translation MHGLWANLFKGSGPKEDTRKLLQHTKIFARLSNRELDSIDRIMYRRYYEAGETVFQQGDPGIGMYIIQFGNISIVQMPAEHELAELHAGDFFGEIALLNETPRSAAAVAKTDCTLLCVSQPDLLGLFKRNPKLAYKVLLPLSQITGQRVIQLDHDVLTLHQRIEALSAQADRTEAEGVSGG comes from the coding sequence ATGCACGGTTTATGGGCTAACCTTTTCAAAGGCAGTGGCCCCAAAGAAGACACACGCAAACTTCTACAGCATACCAAGATTTTTGCCAGGCTATCCAATCGAGAATTGGACAGCATCGATCGGATTATGTATCGCCGCTACTATGAAGCAGGGGAAACTGTTTTTCAACAGGGCGACCCCGGCATTGGCATGTACATCATCCAGTTTGGCAACATCTCTATTGTTCAAATGCCGGCCGAGCATGAGCTTGCAGAACTGCACGCCGGCGACTTCTTCGGCGAAATTGCCCTCCTAAACGAGACCCCGCGCTCAGCTGCAGCTGTAGCAAAAACAGACTGTACCCTGCTCTGTGTCAGTCAGCCTGATTTGTTGGGCCTCTTCAAACGCAATCCCAAGCTGGCCTACAAAGTGCTCCTCCCACTGTCGCAAATCACCGGACAACGCGTAATCCAGCTTGACCACGACGTCCTCACGCTGCACCAACGCATCGAGGCGCTATCTGCCCAGGCTGATAGGACAGAAGCTGAAGGCGTAAGTGGTGGCTGA
- a CDS encoding AI-2E family transporter: MQQNTSWGRIAVFLLIGFSIMFMLYQLSDILKLVVISALLAYLFDPFATSLEAYGFSRLMATLAIFAACTVVLGLLSFFVVPIAIQQFGMLKTGELIQQIDLLVADLQMRLEGPLSSIGVQDLDLKSSFQSNVTGFLNDSINYFPSLLSTIGNLVLIPFLMFFFIKDARTMKKGFIDIVPNRYFEFSLNVLQKMDAQLGNYLRGQFLVAAIIGSLATLILWFLNVDFFMVIGPLAGLANMIPYVGPVAGGLLAIIVSVVTTGSFETIPGIVIAFALIQTLDNTLLQPLILSRNVELHPMLILLAILVGGKLFGVVGLLLAVPFTAIVKVIVVETFINLRRYHI, translated from the coding sequence ATGCAACAGAATACGTCGTGGGGTAGAATTGCTGTTTTCCTGCTGATTGGTTTCAGCATTATGTTTATGCTGTATCAGCTGTCCGATATCCTGAAGCTGGTCGTTATCTCTGCCCTCCTGGCCTACCTGTTTGATCCATTTGCCACCTCGCTTGAAGCATACGGCTTCTCACGCCTCATGGCTACGCTTGCCATTTTTGCAGCCTGTACCGTTGTGCTTGGGCTGCTTTCCTTTTTTGTAGTGCCCATTGCGATTCAGCAGTTTGGCATGCTCAAAACCGGAGAACTCATTCAGCAAATCGACTTGCTCGTGGCTGATCTGCAAATGCGACTGGAAGGCCCATTGAGTAGTATTGGTGTACAGGATCTTGATTTGAAGTCTTCTTTTCAGTCGAATGTAACAGGCTTCCTCAACGACTCTATTAACTATTTCCCAAGCCTGCTTTCCACCATCGGCAACCTGGTCCTCATTCCCTTCCTCATGTTTTTCTTTATCAAAGATGCGCGGACCATGAAAAAGGGATTTATCGATATTGTGCCAAACCGGTACTTCGAGTTTTCCCTGAACGTACTCCAGAAAATGGATGCGCAGCTCGGCAATTATCTTCGCGGTCAGTTCCTGGTTGCTGCAATCATTGGGTCGCTGGCCACACTGATCCTGTGGTTTTTGAATGTTGACTTCTTCATGGTGATTGGCCCCCTTGCCGGCCTCGCCAACATGATTCCCTACGTTGGCCCTGTCGCCGGCGGCTTGCTGGCGATCATCGTTTCCGTGGTAACCACTGGTTCATTCGAAACGATACCCGGGATTGTCATCGCATTTGCGCTCATTCAAACGCTCGACAATACCCTGCTGCAGCCTTTGATTCTCTCAAGAAACGTTGAACTACACCCCATGCTCATCCTGCTTGCTATTCTAGTGGGCGGCAAGC